One stretch of Juglans microcarpa x Juglans regia isolate MS1-56 chromosome 3D, Jm3101_v1.0, whole genome shotgun sequence DNA includes these proteins:
- the LOC121255717 gene encoding monooxygenase 3-like: MEIVEEIVIVGGGVAGLATSLGLHRLGIRSLVLESSDDLRIAGYALTVFTNAWKALDALGIGDFLRQHHTRIQGNLTTSTISGLQTSELPFKAKGKHGDHEVRCVRRKLLLETLVKELPNGTVRFSSKVVCIEESGFFKLVHLADGTILKTKVLVGCDGVNSLVAKWLGFKKAAFAGRFAIRGCVDFKGSHRFEPKFMQFFGKGIRSGAIPVDDSTVYWFVTWTPSSKEEEQEQDPAKIKQIVLSRIGKVPDQARALLENAELDGFMSLPLRYRHPWELLWGNISKGNVCVAGDALHPLVPDIGQGGCSALEDGVVLARCLAEALLKEPTEEKDDYKRIEMGLKKYAKERVWRSIELTSVSYMTGFIQESRGKMMNFLRDKALAGFLAAFMLKMADFDCGKLNIS; this comes from the exons ATGGAAATAGTTGAAGAAATAGTGATTGTGGGAGGAGGTGTGGCTGGTCTCGCAACATCCTTAGGACTTCACAG GTTGGGTATTCGGAGCTTAGTATTGGAATCATCGGATGATTTGAGGATCGCAGGATATGCCTTGACAGTATTTACCAACGCTTGGAAGGCATTAGATGCCTTAGGCATTGGTGACTTTCTCCGGCAGCATCATACACGGATTCAGGG GAATTTGACGACTTCAACAATTTCGGGACTTCAAACTTCAGAGTTGCCATTTAAGGCCAAAGGGAAACA CGGAGACCATGAAGTTCGCTGCGTGAGAAGGAAGTTGCTGTTGGAAACCCTTGTGAAGGAACTCCCAAATGGCACCGTTAGGTTCTCCTCCAAGGTGGTGTGTATTGAAGAATCGGGCTTCTTTAAGCTGGTGCATCTTGCTGATGGAACCATCCTCAAAACCAAG GTGTTGGTTGGGTGTGATGGAGTGAACTCACTGGTGGCAAAGTGGCTTGGTTTCAAGAAAGCAGCTTTTGCAGGGAGATTTGCCATCAGGGGATGCGTGGATTTCAAGGGTAGTCATCGATTCGAGCCTAAGTTCATGCAGTTCTTTGGAAAAGGTATTCGATCCGGTGCCATCCCTGTTGATGACAGTACTGTTTACTGGTTTGTCACTTGGACTCCATCCAGCAAAG AGGAAGAGCAAGAACAAGACCCAGctaaaataaagcaaattgTGCTGAGTAGGATTGGAAAAGTACCTGATCAAGCAAGGGCTCTGCTCGAAAATGCTGAGCTGGATGGCTTTATGTCATTGCCATTAAGATACAGACATCCTTGGGAACTACTATGGGGAAACATTAGCAAAGGCAATGTCTGTGTAGCCGGAGATGCACTCCACCCCTTGGTACCAGATATTGGGCAAGGCGGGTGTTCTGCCTTGGAAGATGGTGTTGTTTTAGCCAGATGTCTTGCTGAGGCTTTATTGAAAGAACCAACAGAAGAAAAAGACGACTATAAGAGAATTGAGATGGGGTTGAAGAAGTATGCCAAAGAGAGGGTATGGAGAAGTATTGAGCTCACGAGTGTGTCTTATATGACTGGTTTTATACAGGAGAGTCGCGGGAAAATGATGAACTTTTTAAGAGATAAAGCATTGGCTGGATTCTTGGCAGCTTTCATGTTGAAAATGGCTGATTTTGATTGTGGAAAGCTCAACATTTCTTGA
- the LOC121254288 gene encoding probable 26S proteasome non-ATPase regulatory subunit 3 has protein sequence MTQDVEMKELPAPSNSASSPPSTLHHLKEIASLIETGAYAREVRRIVRVVRLTMALRRKLNAQVLSAFLGFAVAPGSELHSRLSTYLPKDDVHDMDVDTATSTTQTPGKHSLPELEIYCYLLILIFLIDQKRYNEAKACASASIARLKNLNRRTVDVLASRLYFYYSLCYELTGDLAEIRGNLLALHRIATLRHDELGQETLLNLLLRNYLHYNLFDQAEKLRSKAPRFEAHSNQQFCRYLFYLGKIRTIQLEYTDAKESLLQAARKAPVAALGFRVQCNKWAIIVRLLLGEIPERTVFMQKGMEKALRPYFELTNAVRIGDLELFRNVAEKFSSTFNSDRTHNLIVRLRHNVIRTGLRNISISYSRISLADVAKKLRLDSANPVADAESIVSKAIRDGAIDATIDHANGWMVSKETGDIYSTNEPQFAFNSRIAFCLNMHNEAVRALRFPPNSHKEKEGAEKRRERQQQEQELAKHIAEEDDDEF, from the exons ATGACCCAAGACGTAGAGATGAAGGAGCTCCCAGCTCCCTCTAATTCAGCTTCCTCTCCTCCGTCAACTCTCCACC ATTTGAAGGAGATTGCGTCTCTCATTGAGACTGGTGCCTATGCCCGGGAGGTCCGACGAATTGTGCGTGTGGTCCGACTTACCATGGCGCTGAGGCGGAAGTTAAATGCGCAGGTTCTTTCTGCGTTCCTCGGTTTCGCTGTCGCCCCGGGATCTGAGTTGCACAGTCGGTTGTCCACGTATCTTCCGAAG GACGATGTACATGACATGGATGTTGACACTGCAACATCCACAACTCAAACTCCTGGCAAACACTCATTACCAGAGCTGGAGATTTACTGCTATTTGCTCATCCTAATATTTCTGATTGATCAGAAGAGATACAATGAG GCAAAAGCTTGTGCCTCAGCAAGCATCGCCCGACTGAAGAACCTGAATAGGAGAACTGTTGATGTCCTAGCATCCAGGCTCTACTTCTATTACTCTCTTTGCTATGAGCTCACTGGAGATCTTGCTGAAATTAGAGG TAACCTCCTTGCTCTGCACCGAATTGCAACCCTGCGCCATGATGAGTTGGGTCAG GAAACACTTCTTAACTTGTTGCTTCGCAACTACCTTCATTACAACTTGTTTGATCAAGCAGAGAAGCTTAGGTCAAAGGCACCTCGGTTTGAAGCCCATTCAAATCAGCAG TTCTGCCGCTACCTCTTTTACCTAGGAAAGATCAGGACAATTCAGTTGGAGTATACAGATGCAAAAGAATCTCTCCTACAAGCTGCTCGGAAAGCCCCTGTTGCAGCACTTGGTTTTCGAGTTCAATGCAACAAGTGGGCTATCATTGTTCGCTTACTGCTAGGGGAAATTCCAGAGAGGACTGTGTTCATGCAGAAAGGCATGGAGAAGGCTTTAAGGCCATACTTTGAATTGACAAAT gcTGTACGAATTGGTGATCTGGAGCTTTTCAGAAATGTTGCCGAGAAGTTCTCAAGTACCTTCAATTCAGACCGGACCCATAATTTGATTGTCAGGCTGCGGCACAATGTCATAAGGACTGGGCTACGCAACATCAGTATATCTTACTCCCGGATCTCTCTGGCCGATGTTGCTAAGAAGTTGAGATTGGATTCTGCAAACCCTGTTGCTGATGCTGAGAGTATTGTATCAAAGGCAATCCGAGATGGCGCAATTGATGCCACTATTGATCATGCAAATGGATGGATGGTATCCAAGGAGACAGGGGACATCTACTCTACAAATGAGCCTCAATTTGCATTTAACTCTAGGATTGCTTTCTGCCTCAATATGCATAACGAGGCAGTGCGTGCTCTTCGCTTTCCACCAAATTCTCATAAAGAGAAAGAAGGTGCAGAGAAGAGGAGGGAGAGACAACAGCAAGAGCAAGAGCTTGCCAAGCATATTGCtgaggaggatgatgatgagttcTGA